The following coding sequences are from one Nitrospira sp. window:
- a CDS encoding flagellin — protein MALIINNNPASISAQRNLSISTNQLGRSVERLSSGLRITRAADDAAGLGLSESLRAQIRSINQSVRNSSDGISLTQIADGAAATIGNLLSRLRELSSQSASGTVGNTERSYIDQEFVALRSEIDRIAQVTEFNGQALTSGSTISFSIAIGFRSGAGNSLSLDLNDITTNSLGISSVNVSTSANATSALANIDSAISAIATARAEYGSIQNRFEATIANLQVTSENLTAAESRIRDADIASETALFTKNQILVQTGISVLAQANNLPQQALALLQR, from the coding sequence TTCCGCTCAGCGGAATTTATCGATCAGCACCAACCAATTGGGACGCTCGGTCGAGCGCCTCTCATCCGGCCTTCGGATTACGCGGGCCGCGGACGATGCCGCCGGTCTCGGATTGTCCGAATCCTTGCGGGCGCAGATCCGCAGCATCAATCAATCCGTCCGGAATTCCTCGGATGGTATCAGCTTGACGCAGATCGCCGACGGCGCGGCGGCGACGATCGGAAACCTCCTGTCGCGGCTCCGGGAATTGTCCTCTCAGTCAGCCAGCGGCACGGTCGGCAACACGGAACGGTCGTACATCGATCAGGAATTCGTGGCGTTGCGGTCGGAAATCGATCGTATCGCACAGGTCACCGAATTCAACGGCCAGGCCTTGACCAGCGGCAGCACGATTAGCTTCTCCATCGCGATCGGCTTCAGAAGCGGAGCAGGCAACTCACTCAGCCTCGATCTCAACGACATTACCACGAATTCACTGGGCATCAGCTCCGTGAACGTATCCACCTCAGCCAATGCCACGAGCGCACTGGCCAACATCGATAGCGCGATCAGCGCCATCGCAACCGCCCGCGCCGAATACGGTTCGATCCAGAACCGCTTCGAAGCGACGATTGCGAACCTGCAGGTGACGAGCGAAAACCTCACCGCCGCAGAATCACGTATCCGAGACGCCGATATTGCCTCGGAAACGGCGCTGTTTACCAAGAACCAGATCCTGGTCCAAACCGGTATCTCGGTCCTGGCGCAGGCCAACAACCTCCCGCAACAGGCTTTGGCCTTGCTGCAGAGGTAG